In Myxocyprinus asiaticus isolate MX2 ecotype Aquarium Trade chromosome 27, UBuf_Myxa_2, whole genome shotgun sequence, the DNA window CTGTAAGGCAGTTTCCAGtctctttaaaggaacagttcacccaaaaagtgaaaattctctcatcatttactcaccctcatgccatgtgtatgactttcattctcctgctgaacataaagatttttctcagctctgttggtccatacaatgcaagtgaatgggtaccaaatctttgaagctccaaaagcacattgtcaacataaaagtaatccagcggttcaatctatatcttcagaagtgataaaagtgtgggttagaaacatatttttaaatcctttattactataaatctccacttttacattcttatTTTGCTTTTGGCcatttgcatttttcatgcatatcgccacctactgggcagggtggtGAAGTTAtagtaaaggacttaaatattgatctgtttctcaaccacacgatcaactggagtcatgtggattacttacatgctgccttaatgtgattttggagctacaGAATTTTGGTACCCAATTACTTGAATTAACTGGACCTATAGATCCgagatattttcctaaaaatcattatttgtgttcagcagaagaaaaagtcaggTTgggtgaggttgagtaaatgatgagagaattttcatttttgggtgagctattcctttaaaattgaaACCCTACATGTGTACAGGTTGTGTCTGTGCTGTACAGGTTGTGTCTGTGCTATGCAACTCAAtggtttttcttttaaatatccacattacaattaaatgtatgtcctatatacatatacattttctgACACTAGAGGCTAGGACAAAACTGAGTGCATCCACATGTAACATCAATGAGAAAATTAGACTTTATTGGATTGAACATCATTACAGGCCTAAGTTTCCAAATCACATTTGGACTCTGCCAAACAGCAGAAGTCAAAGGGGTAATCTTTAATAGTGTTAATTCAATGGCAAAATTCTGTCGAAAGTTAACAAAATGATCATGCTCCAACAAGACAAGAACTCAAATTACCGATATATTCATAAGCAATTGCATTTCAATGCCCCAGCCGATATGCATTGTGCGCAGGGCACTTTTATTCAAGTTAAAGctataattgttttaaaaataaatattagatcCATATGCCCAGAGGGTTTATCTTTCAAATAGTCTTCAATGCCCAAATGACTTTGTGAGGTAACTCAATTTTAGGACATATTAATCACATTTATAAATCAGAGACACACTGAACACATAAGATGTAGTTCTCAAGGAACAAGGAATCATATGGATTGTTTCTCTCACTGGGATGTATGATGAGTGCTACAGCAGAACATTTTCAACCATATGCATTACATTTTCCATTCAATATTTTATCCTTTGCAGACTTTAGCTTTTAAAATCTAAGTACAAGGCATGTGATCCAAATCAAATTTTccccataaagaaaaaaaaaaaaaaaaagattcaaacaATATTGGGAAGAATGAATTTACTCTTATACCCTAATGATGGTGCAAGTTAAAACCACCAACAAAAACCCCAGGAGCCAATGTTATGAATCTAAAGACTACAGATGAACACATCAAGTTTTtttgtagttttctttttttaaataagtgcaGGAAGCAAATggtaatcaaattacacaaggaCTATTCTGGTTCGAGTTGCTCAGCTGCATGACGTTGTCTCGCTGGACATTTCTTGTATGATGGCCACCGGCACACAGGGCAACAGTGCCGCCCGCCGGCTAGCCAGACCACGATGCACTGCTGGTGAAAAACATGGCCACATGGTAGTCCCATGACAAGGCAATCAGTTTCAAAGTTCTCAAGACATACGACGCACTCGGTGCAGTGGAGCATGCCACAAGGCCACTGAGACCAATCTGTGACTTGCTCCTCTCCACCAGACCACGATTCTTCTGACTTAATCGCGGCTGAACAATCTTCAGTACTCTGAAGAATTTCTGAGCTGCGTTGATGTGCTCTATTGTCACCACTGGAGTCATCACTTGGGTTCATCATGTTTTTTGGTTGTTTATCATGGTCTTGTGTGGGCCTTTCATGCTGGGCAAGTTTAAACTTCCAGGTGGGTAGGTTCTTGATGTAATCTATTGGAACAAGTGGGTGAAGCCAAAGATCTGGAAACGCCAACCTCTCTAAAATGAAATTGGGATCGTCATCCCAATCGGACTCAAAGTTCTGGAAGGAGGCAATGGGATGTACCAGGTAGCTGGTGTACCAATCCCAGAGACTTGACAGCCACTCTAGGTTGTTTGCGTTTTGGTCTTCATTGCTACATCTTCTTTTCTTCTCAAAGTAGTCGATGAGAAGGCCGTGGGCTAGATAAGTGCTTAGGAAGAGAGCTGGATGTGAAGAGTAGAAGGTCCAGTCTGCCCGGACCCATGAGGCAATTGTAGTAGTGTCAGCATAACGCAGAAGTTTCAAGCTGTACTCGTAAAAGTTATCCAAGTATGGCAGCTGGAGAAAACCAAGGATGGGCAACCAGGAAATTATGAGTAAGGAATTGTAGGTCCCTAGCGTGCTGATTAAAACCACAAAGCGTTTTATGGTGGCTCCCTGTGTAATGAAAAGGTCCATCCAAGCCATTAGATTGACCATGACCAAGCTTAAAATGAACAAGTCATTGACTTCCGGCTGCACCGAGCAAAGAAACGTGTCCATGGCATGCAAGGAAATGAATTCCCCAGTGCTATTGCCATATCTGTAGATACCTTCTGGTGTTTTAAGGATATATGAGGGCATCTGTCGCACCCCGATCTCTTCCAGGCAGGTGGCGTTGTCCCAGTTGCGCACATCAACAAAGATGAACTCGATGCGCCCTGTGTATTTGATGCTGAGCGCTGAGAAGAAGGCTGGGGGCTGAAGCAATTTGGCAAACAAGAACATCTTAACTGGTTGCTTTTCCATCTGGTACCAGTCATCCATTAATTGCTCAGAGAAACTGATAGTTTTGATGCGAGAGGCGACATGCGCAGTCATCCATTTAAAGATGTGCTCGGTCTCGATGCGTCTGCCGTTATACTctttcaacatgaccctcccttTGGATGCATAGGTCTGCGGCACAGACATGATGAGAGTGGACTTCATCCAGCCCCGTTTATGGCAATACCTGACAAGGAAATACAAATGCGTCAATAACAAATTTTTTGTGCCCCAAcctatttattaaaaagaaaaacattttacatttttaaagcatgtaacacaaccaagattaataagtactgaaaaagtattgttcattgtttgttcatattaATTAATACAGTTGTTTaatatgaatgtaaaaataacattattgtaaagtgttaccaaaaactgTATCTgccaaataaaagtaataaaaaccaTAATAAAGGAATTGTAGACTGCTGTCAAGGTCTCAATAATTTGATGTTTTATGATATTGCCAGTTTAGTTCCGGTTGTCAAATAATACAAGAAAACTTAATGACATACATTGCAATACAAACATGCCATTGATGGTTGATCAAttcacaaaaatgtgaaacacAGCATGGTGAAAATGTTTGTGTCATTTCTTACCTTGAGTCACTTGAGCAGTTGAAAGTGCCTGTTCGAATGCCAAATTGAGAAACTTTCTGTACCATTTTGCCCCAGTTAGCAGTGCTCAACAGTGGATTCCTATCTTGGGCTATTAcctgaaaaaaagtattttttaatataatatataaaaaatatatccgTCCAAAAGCGTTGTGTGCACATGTACGCATTTAGAACTAAATAATGTTGGCGAATAATTTTGCTGCAGCAACAGATGCCCAATAATCTTGGTTTCAACTCTCACATATTTGAATAGCAAACAAGTTACCATGTGTGGGAGATAAGAGACATTTCTGTGAAATGAGTAGGCACTGTTGAAGTTTCAGTTTCCATAGTGCATTAAATTAAGGTTTCTGACAGAGTTAgtaattaaaagaaatgttctcatcaatttactcaccctcatgccatcccagatgtgtatgactttctttcttctgctgaacacaaattaagattttatttttcagctctgttggtccattcaatccaagtcaacagggtccaaaactttgaagctcaaaaaagcacaaaggcagcataaaagtaatccatacgaatccatgtcttctgaggtgATGTGATAGttattggtgagaaacagatcaatatttaagtcctttactataaattctcctccatgcccagtaggtggcgatatgcacgaagaatgcaaattgccaaaaacaaaagaacaacaacGCTTGGCAGTGAAGAGCGCTTATGAGGGCTGTTTAAAatcagatttatagtaaaaaaaaaatatataattttttaaaaaggacataaatattgatctgttcctcacctattataatcgcttctgaagatatagatttaaccacaggagtcgtatggattacttttattctgtctttactctttatgtgctttttgagcttccaAGTTTTGTACCATGTTGACCTGCATTgtctggaccaacagagctgagatattcttctaaaaatctttgtgttcagcagaagaaagatggCATGAtggggtgagcaaatgatgagagaactttacatttctgggtgaactacagTATTCCTTTAACCAGTACTAGGGgcaaaaaataacactgaaagtgacaaagacaaaatatccctgaaattcaaaatgtacaAGCAAAACAAGCACCTGTAATGAATTCCTCTGTTTTGTTTGTAACATCTCATATATTTCATAGTATTTAATTCTGGGTCTtattatatacatacaatatGAGATCTGATTATTCAGATGTTAACTGAATGTTATGTTAACAAactgattaaattgaagtattgcACATAAAAGGTTGAcatgcattatattttatattgttagAAATAATATGCCCTCATAAACCAAAATTGCCCCTGAAGATCAAATCCAGAGGACAAATCTAGCCATTAATGTCTTGGAGAAGTGAATTTCTGACAAATGAAAtcttacatttaagaagaaaTGTTAATACTAACCTGAACTAACCAGATACCATCCTTAGTGTCCTCCACTAATTCATAAAAGTGCATTTCTCCACTGAAAGTAGTGCTGGAGTCAGATCCTACTTGCTCCTTCTCATTCTTGAGAGCAGAGTAGAGCTCTCCTTGCATTAGTTCCCCTTGAAaagcatacaatgcatgatgttgtactattacatttgaatatacatttttatcaaattCAGCATGTTGGCTGGAGAGATTTACCCGAGTTTTCCACCAGATCCCTCACGTCCCTCTTCTCTGCCAGGCCCGAGTATCCCAGTCCACGGCACTCCAGGATGGTTTTGAGTTTCTTGAAACTCAATGTTACCGGATCCACCAGCTGGGTGGCGAAAACTCCCGTCTCATACCAGACGACGGCCTCAAAAAACCGAGCCACAATGAATAGAATAAGAAAATAAAGGAGCAAAAAGAAGAGTTTCCACCACATTTTGTTCGCTGTGATCTAGTTGATTTGCATTGACAGTCAAGTAATACGATGCACTGGCGTTTGTTTATGTCGCGTGCGATACAGTTTACTAAACAAAAACTAGTTTTGCGGTAAAACGCGGTCTAAGGCTGAAGCTGAAATTTAGCTTGTTCAATGTTTCCATCGTATTACATAATAATGTGGAGTCAAAACAACTGCACACATATAGAGAAACCTTCAGCAGGCCGTCACTGATAACACTCACACCTCGCGCGACAAAACAAACCCTTGTCTTCATTAAATAAACATCTTGCTGAGCGACGTATTTTTACTCCATATAATGCTAAACCGAAATTTTATTCGACATTCTTGGAGAAGGGTAATGTGTCTGTCCGTTTGAGTTGTGTTGTCTGCAGGCTCTGACTGATGATCAGCTGGTGCGCAGAACAAAGTGACGTCACACGGACATTTCCGGTG includes these proteins:
- the rnf103 gene encoding E3 ubiquitin-protein ligase RNF103, giving the protein MWWKLFFLLLYFLILFIVARFFEAVVWYETGVFATQLVDPVTLSFKKLKTILECRGLGYSGLAEKRDVRDLVENSGELMQGELYSALKNEKEQVGSDSSTTFSGEMHFYELVEDTKDGIWLVQVIAQDRNPLLSTANWGKMVQKVSQFGIRTGTFNCSSDSRYCHKRGWMKSTLIMSVPQTYASKGRVMLKEYNGRRIETEHIFKWMTAHVASRIKTISFSEQLMDDWYQMEKQPVKMFLFAKLLQPPAFFSALSIKYTGRIEFIFVDVRNWDNATCLEEIGVRQMPSYILKTPEGIYRYGNSTGEFISLHAMDTFLCSVQPEVNDLFILSLVMVNLMAWMDLFITQGATIKRFVVLISTLGTYNSLLIISWLPILGFLQLPYLDNFYEYSLKLLRYADTTTIASWVRADWTFYSSHPALFLSTYLAHGLLIDYFEKKRRCSNEDQNANNLEWLSSLWDWYTSYLVHPIASFQNFESDWDDDPNFILERLAFPDLWLHPLVPIDYIKNLPTWKFKLAQHERPTQDHDKQPKNMMNPSDDSSGDNRAHQRSSEILQSTEDCSAAIKSEESWSGGEEQVTDWSQWPCGMLHCTECVVCLENFETDCLVMGLPCGHVFHQQCIVVWLAGGRHCCPVCRWPSYKKCPARQRHAAEQLEPE